A window from Acidobacteriota bacterium encodes these proteins:
- a CDS encoding TolC family protein: protein NLKLANLDLTLTDSEFKQKVTDTISNIQTAYWDLVSAIRNYEIRRNSVKLAQINLRDSRKKVEVGTSAPIDVTDAEATAASREVDLISAEETILRAQNTLRSLVSNDRNADIWRKVIVPTDRPDFKEFKVDVETAINTALQNRPELRQADLNLQQLDIRKRLNQNNRKWQFDLTGQFGGTGTAGPQGCQKNQFTGECVLDTSGNPILLTPPALVGGIGNAYKTMWTEGYTNWQLQLQVTIPLRNRSIDAQIAQQNIQKRQQLMTIRKTEQSIQVEIRNALQALETNRKQVETSGVARRLAQERLEGEEKRFQAGLSQNYLVLQRQNELSTAEYQELQSLIRYKQAVVTVQKAMYTLLESNDFEIAKGSSANVPDLK from the coding sequence CCAACCTCAAGCTGGCCAACCTCGACCTGACCCTGACCGACAGCGAGTTCAAGCAGAAGGTCACCGACACGATCTCCAACATCCAGACCGCCTACTGGGACCTGGTGAGCGCGATCCGCAACTACGAGATCCGGCGCAACTCGGTCAAGCTGGCCCAGATCAACCTCCGCGACAGCCGCAAGAAGGTGGAGGTCGGGACCTCCGCCCCGATCGACGTCACGGACGCCGAAGCCACGGCCGCCAGCCGCGAGGTGGACCTGATCTCGGCCGAGGAAACGATCCTGCGCGCGCAGAACACCCTGCGCTCGCTGGTGTCCAACGACCGTAACGCCGACATCTGGCGCAAGGTCATCGTCCCGACCGACCGGCCCGATTTCAAGGAGTTCAAGGTCGACGTCGAGACCGCCATCAACACCGCGCTCCAGAACCGGCCGGAACTGCGGCAGGCCGACCTCAACCTGCAGCAGCTCGATATCCGCAAGCGCCTGAACCAGAACAACCGGAAGTGGCAGTTCGACCTCACCGGGCAGTTCGGCGGCACCGGCACGGCCGGCCCCCAGGGGTGCCAGAAAAACCAGTTCACGGGGGAATGCGTCCTGGACACCAGCGGCAACCCCATCCTCCTGACCCCCCCCGCCCTGGTCGGCGGCATCGGCAACGCCTACAAGACGATGTGGACCGAGGGCTACACCAACTGGCAGCTGCAGCTGCAGGTCACCATCCCCCTGCGCAACCGCAGCATCGACGCCCAGATCGCCCAGCAGAATATCCAGAAGCGGCAGCAGCTGATGACCATCCGCAAGACGGAGCAGTCGATCCAGGTCGAGATCCGCAACGCGCTGCAGGCCCTCGAGACCAACCGCAAGCAGGTGGAGACTTCGGGCGTCGCCCGGCGCCTGGCGCAGGAACGGCTGGAAGGGGAGGAAAAACGCTTCCAGGCGGGGCTGAGCCAGAACTACCTGGTACTGCAGCGGCAGAACGAGCTGTCCACGGCCGAGTACCAGGAACTGCAGTCCCTGATCCGCTACAAGCAGGCGGTGGTCACGGTCCAGAAGGCGATGTACACCCTGCTCGAGTCGAACGACTTCGAGATCGCCAAGGGGAGCAGTGCCAACGTGCCCGATCTCAAGTAA
- a CDS encoding prepilin peptidase — MPIETAAYTLLGLVVGSFLNVCIYRIPRGKSIVFPGSACPDCGRPVRPWDNIPVLSYLLLGGKCRACRRPIPARYPAVELLTALAFFVSIRTWGLSSPTLVNSLFLAAVIVLVFTDYDHRVLPNKITLPGTVAGIVLSPWQEPAFYMDAVSVAAASLFGDAAPAALPWIGSVLGALIGGGLLLAVGFAYEKLRRRQGLGMGDVKMMAMVGAFLGWPLALLTIFAGSLLGTLLGIFLILFRRSNLQTKLAFGVFLGAASALALFRGLDFLRWYLAAPR, encoded by the coding sequence ATGCCGATAGAGACCGCCGCCTATACCCTGCTGGGCCTCGTCGTGGGGAGCTTTTTGAACGTCTGCATCTACCGCATCCCGCGGGGAAAATCGATCGTCTTCCCCGGTTCCGCCTGTCCCGATTGCGGCCGCCCGGTGCGCCCCTGGGACAACATCCCGGTGCTCTCGTATCTCCTCCTCGGGGGGAAATGCCGCGCCTGCCGCCGCCCGATCCCGGCCCGCTACCCGGCGGTCGAACTCCTGACGGCCCTCGCCTTTTTCGTCTCGATCCGCACCTGGGGCCTTTCCTCCCCCACCCTGGTCAATTCCCTCTTTCTGGCGGCCGTGATCGTCCTGGTCTTCACCGACTACGACCACCGCGTCCTCCCCAACAAGATCACCCTCCCCGGGACGGTGGCCGGGATCGTGCTGAGCCCCTGGCAGGAGCCCGCATTCTACATGGACGCGGTTTCCGTGGCCGCCGCCTCCCTTTTCGGGGACGCCGCGCCCGCCGCCCTCCCCTGGATCGGGTCGGTGCTGGGGGCCCTCATCGGCGGGGGGCTCCTGCTGGCCGTCGGTTTCGCCTATGAAAAACTGCGCCGGCGCCAGGGGCTCGGGATGGGGGATGTCAAGATGATGGCGATGGTGGGGGCCTTTCTCGGCTGGCCGCTGGCGCTGCTGACCATCTTCGCCGGCTCCCTGCTCGGCACCCTCCTGGGGATCTTCCTGATCCTCTTCCGCAGGTCGAACCTTCAGACCAAGCTCGCCTTCGGCGTGTTTCTGGGGGCCGCATCGGCCCTCGCCCTCTTCAGGGGACTGGACTTCCTCCGCTGGTACCTCGCCGCGCCCCGGTAG
- the trpD gene encoding anthranilate phosphoribosyltransferase has product MHITEGIQKVVAGRHLSRAEAESLMNEIMSGRATHAQIASFLTALRMKCETVEELIGFARVMRDKASRVSPRSMVDAAFSGTDREMLVDTCGTGGDATGTFNISTATAFVVAGAGVRVAKHGNRSVSSLCGSADVVEALGIRIDLPAEAVARCIDEAGIGFLYAPLLHEAMRYVVLARREMKIWTVFNLLGPICNPARATAQVLGVYDEDLTEIMAQVLCELGTRRAFVVHGADGLDEITTSGESKISEVTGGGVRTYYVTPEDFGIARAPISALRGGDAAENAELIRSILSGAEGAQRDVVLLNAAAGLVVGEKASGLREGIEMARESIRSGRALACLETLRELSQGMAPSR; this is encoded by the coding sequence ATGCACATAACCGAAGGAATACAGAAGGTCGTCGCCGGCCGGCACCTCAGCCGCGCCGAGGCCGAAAGTCTCATGAACGAGATCATGTCCGGCCGGGCCACCCACGCGCAGATCGCGTCGTTCCTGACCGCCCTGCGCATGAAATGCGAGACCGTGGAGGAGCTGATCGGTTTCGCCCGGGTGATGCGGGACAAGGCGTCGCGCGTCTCCCCCCGGTCGATGGTCGACGCCGCATTCTCGGGCACCGATCGCGAAATGCTCGTGGATACCTGCGGCACCGGGGGGGACGCCACCGGCACGTTCAATATTTCCACCGCCACCGCCTTCGTCGTCGCCGGGGCCGGCGTCCGGGTCGCCAAGCACGGCAACCGCAGCGTCTCCAGCCTCTGCGGCAGCGCGGACGTGGTGGAAGCCCTCGGCATCCGGATCGATCTGCCGGCCGAAGCCGTGGCGCGCTGCATCGACGAGGCGGGGATCGGGTTTCTCTACGCGCCGCTGCTGCACGAGGCGATGCGCTACGTCGTGCTGGCCCGCCGGGAGATGAAGATTTGGACCGTGTTCAACCTCCTGGGGCCGATCTGCAACCCCGCCCGGGCCACGGCCCAGGTCCTCGGCGTCTACGACGAGGACCTCACCGAAATCATGGCCCAGGTCCTGTGCGAACTCGGGACCCGGCGCGCGTTCGTGGTTCACGGCGCCGACGGCCTGGACGAGATCACCACCAGCGGCGAGAGCAAGATCTCGGAGGTGACGGGGGGCGGGGTCCGGACCTACTACGTGACCCCGGAGGATTTCGGCATCGCCCGCGCCCCGATCTCCGCCCTCCGCGGGGGGGACGCGGCCGAGAACGCGGAGTTGATCCGCTCCATCCTCTCCGGCGCGGAGGGGGCGCAGAGGGACGTGGTCCTGCTCAACGCGGCCGCCGGGCTGGTGGTCGGCGAAAAGGCCTCCGGCCTGCGGGAGGGGATCGAAATGGCGCGGGAGTCGATCCGCTCCGGCCGGGCGCTCGCCTGTCTCGAAACTCTCAGGGAACTCTCTCAAGGCATGGCCCCCTCCCGGTAG